From the genome of Armigeres subalbatus isolate Guangzhou_Male unplaced genomic scaffold, GZ_Asu_2 Contig243, whole genome shotgun sequence, one region includes:
- the LOC134203805 gene encoding uncharacterized protein LOC134203805 produces MEGRTANAAYANFDARFPIILPKDGQITRMLLDHYHRRYGHASKETIVNEVRQRFEISHLRSSVDNISRNYCFCWVAKCKLISPRMVPLLEQRLTPKARPFSYVGIDYMGPLEVTVGRRKEKRYVAVFTCLVIRAIHLEVAYDLSSESCIMAIRRFTRRRGSPVQIFSDNGTNFVGANRELQKQINVECAGTYTDARTKWSFNTPSAPHMGGVWERMVRSVKEAMTALLNGRKLTDEILWTTLVEVEGLVNSRPLTYMPQEIGLPEALTPNHFIFGCSSGAHDPLEPPEDLGKILRSSFLQSQQLADEAWRRWSKEYFPTINKRTKWLSEARSLKVGDLVYVAEGKRRSWTKGVVHEVMPGKDGRVRQAVVRTAFGILKRPVVKLAVMELGGSTLDPPLDPRGGECSGSTDGDNLSHELQNPDA; encoded by the coding sequence ATGGAAGGCAGAACCGCAAACGCTGCCTATGCCAATTTCGACGCGAGGTTTCCAATAATTCTTCCCAAGGACGGTCAAATAACTCGAATGCTGTTGGATCACTACCACCGCCGATATGGTCATGCAAGCaaagaaactattgtaaatgaGGTTCGTCAGCGGTTTGAAATCTCACATTTACGATCAAGCGTAGATAATATTTCCCGCAACTATTGTTTCTGTTGGGTGGCTAAGTGTAAGCTGATCTCTCCACGAATGGTGCCTTTACTCGAGCAACGCTTGACGCCGAAAGCCCGCCCTTTTAGCTACGTCGGTATCGACTATATGGGCCCACTAGAAGTCACTGTCGGTCGGCGCAAAGAGAAGAGATACGTCGCTGTATTCACGTGCTTGGTTATACGGGCTATTCATTTAGAGGTCGCTTACGATTTGTCCAGCGAGTCCTGCATCATGGCGATCCGCAGATTCACGCGTAGGCGAGGATCCCCAGTTCAAATCTTTTCTGATAATGGCACTAATTTTGTGGGAGCAAACCGCGAACTGCAAAAACAGATCAACGTCGAATGCGCTGGAACCTACACCGATGCGCGAACAAAATGGTCGTTCAATACCCCATCCGCTCCTCATATGGGTGGGGTATGGGAACGAATGGTGAGGAGCGTCAAGGAGGCCATGACTGCATTGCTCAATGGGCGGAAACTGACAGACGAGATCTTGTGGACTACCCTAGTTGAAGTGGAAGGATTAGTCAACTCGCGTCCTCTGACTTATATGCCACAGGAAATAGGTCTGCCCGAAGCTCTGACTCCAAATCATTTTATTTTCGGTTGTTCATCTGGCGCTCACGATCCTCTTGAACCACCTGAAGATCttgggaaaattcttcgaagcaGTTTTCTACAATCCCAGCAATTAGCAGACGAAGCGTGGAGGCGCTGGTCAAAGGAGTATTTCCCAACAATCAACAAAAGAACCAAATGGTTGAGCGAAGCAAGGTCCCTGAAGGTCGGCGACCTTGTATATGTAGCTGAAGGCAAACGGAGATCATGGACGAAGGGCGTTGTACACGAGGTCATGCCCGGAAAGGACGGTAGAGTTCGACAGGCCGTGGTACGGACCGCGTTTGGAATACTTAAGCGTCCGGTAGTGAAGCTAGCAGTTATGGAGCTTGGTGGATCTACGCTGGACCCTCCCCTCGATCCACGGGGCGGGGAATGTTCTGGCAGCACGGACGGTGACAACCTTTCGCACGAACTGCAGAATCCGGATGCATGA